In Anthonomus grandis grandis chromosome 16, icAntGran1.3, whole genome shotgun sequence, a single window of DNA contains:
- the LOC126745602 gene encoding probable serine/threonine-protein kinase DDB_G0281745: MLLKLLTSLATLLVIACSQEVTKVQKEDAKFPNEPQVLVATPLTSAPQNGKVPKEIKEFFARQQFQPDVYGLTYLQPQYQSPRVQPQILLYGGQGQPILINPGNPPGNFLIPQGPGPNVILRNNPQGPQGAVFPVAGYPKPAHIPPIEKDAEEVPTNPAEIPPLSSAVKPTTKPTKPEKIETFTEASNQPDQKSPGVPLNPQTVNLQPGQRFFILNGDNIYQFPFEGQPEVQQEGFPQYVRYTNAQPFPQEPPKFLQPFPQEPPQYLGSGEQSNGQFPLSIQDLILRNSFVASGQPQTQQQHPPQVQTSIQPDQKMANEVPLKSNQQYFRAGPLPNFQQFSTPEDYQPAGFYISGQPQGQRTEEPKSDIIQPSIVGQFRFTPTSGPQLYQFQEDLENDAIVVDAAFEDAPSQFDRRAEGIKEEENVSGTSESPTSGEPSMAQAGPHATAIAGPGGVAGSAPRGTAIVGKGGLAVSSPQATAVAGTKDEEKKKKVKKEP; encoded by the exons ATGTTGCTAAAGCTTCTGACGAGCCTCGCAACCCTACTGGTCATCGCCTGTTCCCAAGAAGTAACCAAAGTTCAAAAAGAGGATGCCAAGTTTCCAAATGAACCTCAAGTACTTGTGGCTACACCTCTAACATCAGCCCCCCAAAACGGGAAAGTACCTAAGgaaattaaagagttttttgcCAGACAACAGTTTCAGCCCGATGTATATGGTTTGACCTATTTACAACCGCAGTATCAAAGTCCCAG GGTTCAACCGCAAATCCTCCTCTACGGAGGTCAAGGACAGCCCATCCTAATTAATCCAGGTAACCCTCCAGGTAACTTCCTGATACCCCAAGGACCAGGACCGAACGTTATTCTACGAAATAACCCACAAGGTCCCCAAGGAGCCGTTTTCCCCGTAGCAGGGTATCCGAAACCAGCCCATATACCACCGATTGAAAAAGATGCCGAAGAGGTGCCCACCAATCCTGCCGAGATACCTCCTTTATCGAGTG CCGTTAAGCCAACTACTAAACCCACAAAACCggaaaaaatagaaacttttaCCGAAGCCTCGAATCAACCGGACCAAAAATCACCAGGGGTTCCTCTTAATCCACAAACCGTCAACCTGCAACCAGGCCAACGGTTTTTTATCCTCAACGGCGACAACATCTACCAGTTCCCTTTTGAGGGTCAGCCAGAGGTGCAGCAGGAAGGGTTCCCGCAATACGTGAGATACACAAACGCGCAACCGTTCCCCCAGGAACCTCCCAAGTTTCTGCAGCCATTCCCTCAGGAACCTCCGCAGTATTTGGGTAGCGGCGAGCAGAGTAATGGTCAATTTCCA CTTTCCATTCAAGACTTGATCCTCCGAAACTCATTCGTTGCCTCCGGACAGCCACAAACGCAGCAGCAACATCCTCCTCAAGTGCAAACGTCCATACAGCCAGACCAGAAGATGGCCAATGAAGTTCCGTTAAAATCCAATCAGCAGTACTTCCGGGCAGGTCCCTTGCCTAACTTTCAACAGTTTTCGACCCCCGAGGACTATCAACCCGCTGGGTTTTACATATCCGGACAACCCCAAGGTCAAAGAACAGAAG aaCCAAAATCAGATATAATCCAGCCCTCTATAGTGGGACAATTCAGGTTTACGCCAACATCCGGGCCGCAACTGTACCAGTTTCAAGAGGATTTAGAAAATGACGCTATAGTGGTGGATGCGGCCTTCGAAGATGCCCCCAGTCAGTTTGATCGAAGAGCAGAAGGAATAAAAGAGGAAGAAAACGTTAGCG GTACCTCCGAATCGCCAACTTCGGGAGAACCCAGTATGGCCCAGGCTGGACCTCATGCCACAGCGATAGCAGGACCCGGAGGAGTTGCGGGTTCTGCCCCAAGAGGGACAGCTATAGTAGGCAAAGGTGGTTTAGCCGTATCCAGTCCCCAAGCGACTGCCGTGGCCGGCACGAAAGATgaggaaaagaagaagaaagtgAAAAAAGAGCCCTAA